From a single Lolium rigidum isolate FL_2022 chromosome 7, APGP_CSIRO_Lrig_0.1, whole genome shotgun sequence genomic region:
- the LOC124672376 gene encoding L-type lectin-domain containing receptor kinase IX.1-like encodes MGSRRRRTTTIVLVFLCFYSAPRGASSLSFSLNFSDSSVQDRGASINFSKDASISPSRLELTKNTRDANIQYSTGRASYVGKVPLWNSATGEMASFTTTFSFQITPDKDSLPNTGDGMAFFLGHFPSEIPPNSNGGSLGLLPAFTNGTGDIRIVAVEFDTFLNPQNADINGNHVGIDVNSVNSTASTDTTTWPGKNLTSSAVMTATVKYDNVSKLLAVDLLIDDALYQVNATVDLSRHLPEDVAVGFLAATGLVAELHQILSWSFSSTLQLESIKEAPPPAESPLPTTSNNSHKKTLVILLSVLVPLLLLLVCAAAVAWRRHRKTRSTGANEGRSTDSDSEEESDDRADLERGVAAGGPRRYTYSQLAAATSSFAEEEKLGRGGFGSVYRGHLLTDVGGRPVAVKMLSAESSAQGRKEFEAEVRIISRLKHRNLVQLLGWCDSRKGLLLVYELVTESSLDKHLYSSDRFLTWPQRYKIILGLGSALRYLHGEWEQCIVHGDIKPSNIMLDSSLGTKLGDFGLARLVDHGTGLWQTTKAVLGTAGYIDPEFVNTRRPSTESDVYSFGVVLLEIVSGRRPVIETPERSFTLLRWVWSLYGRSAILDAADERLRGDEADELWMERVLVVGLWCAHPERSERPSVAQAMHVLQSEETRLPALPLNMYRTVQDPASSGPYGAFSIDSSGGARSSSINTGDTTLSSDSSSTALLRDSRDVTR; translated from the coding sequence ATGGGCTCTCGCCGTCGTCGCACCACCACCATAGTGTTGGTGTTCCTCTGCTTCTACTCCGCGCCGCGCGGGGCCTCGTCGCTCTCCTTCAGCCTCAACTTCTCCGACTCCAGCGTCCAAGACCGCGGCGCGTCGATCAATTTCAGCAAAGATGCGTCCATCAGCCCGTCAAGGCTCGAGCTGACCAAAAACACCCGTGATGCCAACATCCAGTACAGCACCGGCCGGGCGTCGTACGTGGGCAAAGTGCCGCTGTGGAACAGCGCAACCGGCGAGATGGCAAGcttcaccaccaccttctccttccAGATCACCCCCGACAAGGACAGCCTGCCGAATACCGGCGACGGGATGGCCTTCTTCCTCGGGCACTTCCCCTCCGAGATCCCGCCcaacagcaacggcggcagcctcggcctcctcccggcCTTCACCAACGGGACAGGCGACATCCGGATCGTCGCCGTGGAGTTCGACACTTTCCTCAACCCGCAGAATGCTGATATCAACGGGAACCATGTCGGCATCGACGTCAACTCCGTCAACTCCACGGCGTCCACGGACACGACGACCTGGCCGGGCAAGAACCTCACGTCTTCCGCGGTTATGACCGCAACCGTCAAGTACGACAATGTCTCCAAGTTGTTGGCCGTTGATCTCCTAATCGACGATGCCTTGTACCAGGTCAACGCAACCGTTGATCTGAGCAGGCATTTGCCGGAGGACGTGGCCGTCGGCTTCTTGGCGGCGACCGGCTTGGTTGCCGAGCTTCACCAGATACTCTCATGGTCATTCAGCTCCACTCTGCAGCTGGAATCCATCAAGGAAGCGCCTCCACCTGCTGAATCTCCTCTTCCAACAACCAGCAACAACAGTCACAAAAAAACACTTGTTATCCTCCTGTCCGTGCTGGTTCCTCTGCTACTCCTGTTGGTATGTGCGGCAGCCGTGGCATGGCGGCGACACAGGAAAACAAGATCGACCGGAGCAAACGAGGGTCGCAGTACCGATAGCGACTCCGAAGAAGAGTCTGACGACAGAGCTGACCTGGAGAGAGGTGTGGCTGCCGGCGGACCCAGACGGTACACGTACAGCCAGCTGGCCGCCGCAACGAGCAGCTTCGCGGAGGAGGAGAAGCTCGGGCGAGGCGGCTTCGGGAGCGTGTACAGGGGCCACCTGCTCACAGACGTCGGCGGTCGTCCGGTGGCTGTAAAGATGCTGTCAGCGGAGTCGTCGGCGCAAGGGAGGAAGGAGTTCGAGGCAGAGGTGAGGATCATAAGCAGGCTGAAGCATCGCAACCTCGTCCAGCTGCTGGGTTGGTGCGACAGCCGCAAGGGCCTCCTGCTCGTCTACGAGCTCGTCACCGAGAGCAGCCTCGACAAGCACCTCTACAGCAGCGACAGGTTTCTGACATGGCCGCAGCGCTACAAGATCATCCTCGGCCTGGGATCCGCGCTGCGCTACCTCCACGGAGAGTGGGAGCAGTGCATCGTGCACGGCGACATCAAGCCCAGCAACATCATGCTCGACTCGTCGCTCGGCACCAAGCTAGGGGACTTCGGGCTGGCCCGGCTCGTCGACCACGGCACCGGATTATGGCAGACCACCAAGGCCGTCCTCGGCACCGCCGGGTACATCGACCCGGAGTTCGTCAACACGCGCCGGCCAAGCACCGAATCGGACGTGTACAGCTTCGGCGTCGTCCTCCTGGAGATCGTCTCGGGTCGGCGGCCggtgatcgaaaccccggagagatcaTTCACGCTGCTGAGATGGGTGTGGAGCCTGTACGGAAGGAGCGCGATCCTGGACGCGGCTGATGAGAGGCTGAGGGGCGACGAGGCCGACGAGCTGTGGATGGAGCGCGTGCTCGTCGTCGGGCTCTGGTGCGCGCACCCGGAGCGCAGCGAGCGGCCGTCCGTCGCGCAGGCAATGCACGTCCTGCAGTCGGAAGAGACCAGGCTGCCGGCGCTCCCGctgaacatgtataggaccgtgcAGGATCCTGCGTCGTCCGGCCCGTACGGAGCATTCTCAATTGACAGCTCCGGCGGAGCTCGCTCATCATCCATCAACACCGGTGACACCACGCTTTCTTCAGATTCCTCGTCAACCGCATTGCTACGAGATTCCAGGGATGTAACTAGGTGA